A genomic window from Micromonospora ferruginea includes:
- a CDS encoding S8 family serine peptidase has translation MLRRPHRRGTAGRLVSAGTALLLAATALAATGAPAQAGTGAGASAGDKIRPEVTRQLQGKSEGDFWIHFADRADLGKVTAVKDWNERGAAVAATLRKTAADSQAKIRAELDRSGTTYQTFWATNAIKVTGGSLTMAQNFAAHAEVDGIYAPVAYELPKTVPGTNEKSTNALEWGIANINADDVWSQYGVKGAGITVASIDSGVQYDHPALVNSYRGNNGDGTFDHNYNWFDAAGECATAPCDSDGHGTHTMGTMAGSDGANQIGVAPEVKWIAANGCCPTDAALISSGQWMLEPTDLNGQNPDASKRPNIINNSWGTTAPSNEPFMEDVTNAWTASGIFGVWSNGNNGPSCQTSGSPGSLASNYSAGAYDINNNIASFSSRGTGQNGEIKPNISAPGVNVRSSVPNNSYASISGTSMAAPHLAGAIALLWSAAPTLVGDVAATRALLDNAAVDKADTQCGGTTDDNNVYGEGRLDALALVTAAPIGDNGTLAGKVTDAAGAPIAGATVTLTGAADRTLTTGADGTYSSLLPAGDYQVVVSAFGYATRTLTATVTKNTTTTLDVTLTAVASVTVSGQVTDGSGHGWPLYAKVSVEGTPISDYTTPATGRYSLKLPAGATYRLKVEPQYAGYLTVTKEVTVGTGNLTANIAVPANPEACTTAPGYTTSSDGVYETFDGTGVPDGWSVVDNAGTGQVWEFDDKGERGNLTGGSGHFAIIDSDNYGSGGKQDTSLVSPVVDLTGVSTPVIRFNQDYNWLNSDRADVDLSLDGGTTWSNVLRQAADVRNKVTEVPIPQAANQSQVRVRFHYYEASWEWWWEVDNVLIGSKLVCKPVDGGLVLGHVRDKNDNGYVNGATVTSKDRPAEKATTVATPDDTELPDGFYWMFSSLTGTHPFTASAANYVSQTKQVDVQTDWATTATFQLAAGRLSVQPTSLTGTARMPSGKVSKTFTVTNTGGAPVNVEFAERDGGFVLQRADGSQLSEQALLGSTGAPAQRLTAPTSLAARSSGKSSTSVAAAAPAADPWTAIPGYPANVMDNRVVTVDGKVYSIAGGDGTTSSAKNYRYDPVAQSWSGIADLPGARNAVTAGVIDGKIVVTGGWGASGPDGGTWSYDPAANTWTPKAANPAPRAAAGQAVAGGKLYAIGGCTTANCLPMSNTVVRYDPGANTWETLPAYPKSVAFLSCGGVDGIVYCTGGNDGTNAQKAGYAFDPGANAWTAIPDAPADNWASSYAVANGKLLVVGGSQGGAITNAGFAYDPATESWANLPNANAPRYRGGAACGFYKVGGSSGGFTATKDSEVLPGFGECSEGSADVSWLTVDKSKVTLAPGEKVTVTVGMTANVDQPGTYSASVVIKEDTPYTVAPVAVTMIAQPPTTWGKLSGTVTGRSCQGGTAPLPGATVQVDSWANSYTFTTDADGKYAYWMDRRNNPLTLIVAKDGWKPQTRQTKISSTTPTVEDFTLSPTRC, from the coding sequence ATGCTGAGACGTCCACACCGAAGGGGTACCGCCGGGCGGCTGGTGAGCGCGGGCACCGCCCTGCTGCTCGCCGCGACCGCGCTGGCCGCCACCGGCGCGCCGGCGCAGGCCGGCACCGGCGCCGGCGCGTCGGCCGGCGACAAGATCCGTCCCGAGGTCACCCGCCAGCTCCAGGGCAAGAGCGAAGGCGACTTCTGGATCCACTTCGCCGACCGGGCCGACCTGGGCAAGGTCACGGCGGTCAAGGACTGGAACGAGCGGGGCGCCGCGGTCGCCGCGACGCTGCGCAAGACCGCCGCCGACAGCCAGGCGAAGATCCGCGCCGAGCTGGACCGCTCGGGTACGACGTACCAGACGTTCTGGGCCACCAACGCCATCAAGGTCACCGGCGGTTCGCTGACCATGGCGCAGAACTTCGCCGCCCACGCCGAGGTCGACGGCATCTACGCGCCGGTCGCCTACGAGCTGCCGAAGACCGTCCCCGGCACCAACGAGAAGTCGACGAACGCCCTGGAGTGGGGCATCGCCAACATCAACGCCGACGACGTCTGGTCCCAGTACGGCGTCAAGGGCGCAGGCATCACCGTGGCCAGCATCGACAGCGGCGTCCAGTACGACCACCCGGCGCTGGTGAACTCCTACCGCGGCAACAACGGCGACGGCACGTTCGACCACAACTACAACTGGTTCGACGCGGCCGGCGAGTGCGCCACCGCGCCGTGCGACTCCGACGGGCACGGCACCCACACCATGGGCACCATGGCCGGCTCGGACGGCGCCAACCAGATCGGTGTCGCCCCCGAGGTCAAGTGGATCGCCGCGAACGGGTGCTGCCCGACCGACGCCGCGCTGATCTCCTCCGGGCAGTGGATGCTGGAGCCCACCGACCTGAACGGGCAGAACCCGGACGCCAGCAAGCGGCCCAACATCATCAACAACTCGTGGGGCACCACGGCGCCGTCCAACGAGCCGTTCATGGAGGACGTCACCAACGCCTGGACCGCCTCCGGCATCTTCGGCGTCTGGTCCAACGGCAACAACGGCCCGTCCTGCCAGACCAGCGGCTCACCGGGCAGCCTGGCCAGCAACTACTCGGCCGGCGCGTACGACATCAACAACAACATCGCCAGCTTCTCCTCCCGGGGCACCGGGCAGAACGGCGAGATCAAGCCGAACATCTCGGCGCCCGGCGTGAACGTCCGCTCCAGCGTGCCGAACAACTCGTACGCCAGCATCAGCGGCACCTCGATGGCGGCGCCGCACCTGGCCGGCGCGATCGCGCTGCTCTGGTCCGCGGCGCCCACCCTGGTCGGCGATGTCGCGGCCACCCGCGCGCTGCTCGACAACGCGGCGGTCGACAAGGCCGACACCCAGTGCGGGGGCACCACCGACGACAACAACGTCTACGGCGAGGGCCGCCTCGACGCGCTCGCGCTGGTCACCGCCGCCCCGATCGGCGACAACGGCACGCTGGCCGGCAAGGTCACCGACGCGGCCGGCGCCCCGATCGCCGGCGCGACCGTCACCCTGACCGGCGCGGCGGACCGCACGCTGACCACCGGCGCCGACGGCACGTACTCCTCGCTGCTGCCCGCCGGCGACTACCAGGTCGTCGTCTCCGCCTTCGGGTACGCGACCCGGACGCTGACCGCGACCGTCACCAAGAACACCACCACCACGCTCGACGTCACGCTCACCGCGGTCGCGAGCGTCACGGTCAGCGGCCAGGTCACCGACGGCTCCGGCCACGGCTGGCCGCTGTACGCGAAGGTGAGCGTCGAGGGCACGCCGATCTCCGACTACACCACGCCCGCCACCGGCCGCTACAGCCTGAAGCTGCCGGCCGGGGCGACCTACCGGCTCAAGGTCGAGCCGCAGTACGCCGGCTACCTGACCGTCACCAAGGAGGTCACGGTCGGCACCGGCAACCTCACCGCGAACATCGCGGTGCCGGCGAACCCGGAGGCGTGCACCACGGCGCCCGGCTACACCACCAGCTCCGACGGCGTCTACGAGACGTTCGACGGCACCGGCGTGCCGGACGGCTGGTCCGTGGTGGACAACGCCGGCACCGGCCAGGTGTGGGAGTTCGACGACAAGGGCGAGCGCGGCAACCTGACCGGCGGCAGCGGCCACTTCGCCATCATCGACAGCGACAACTACGGCAGCGGCGGTAAGCAGGACACGTCGCTGGTCAGCCCGGTGGTCGACCTGACCGGGGTGAGCACCCCGGTGATCCGGTTCAACCAGGACTACAACTGGCTGAACAGCGACCGCGCGGACGTCGACCTGAGCCTCGACGGCGGCACCACCTGGAGCAACGTGCTCCGGCAGGCCGCCGACGTGCGCAACAAGGTGACCGAGGTGCCGATCCCGCAGGCGGCGAACCAGTCGCAGGTGCGGGTGCGCTTCCACTACTACGAGGCGAGCTGGGAGTGGTGGTGGGAGGTCGACAACGTGCTGATCGGCAGCAAGCTGGTCTGCAAGCCGGTCGACGGCGGCCTGGTGCTCGGCCACGTGCGCGACAAGAACGACAACGGCTACGTCAACGGCGCCACCGTGACCAGCAAGGACCGCCCGGCGGAGAAGGCCACCACGGTCGCCACCCCGGACGACACCGAGCTGCCCGACGGCTTCTACTGGATGTTCTCGTCGCTGACCGGCACGCACCCGTTCACCGCCAGCGCCGCCAACTACGTGAGCCAGACCAAGCAGGTGGACGTCCAGACCGACTGGGCCACCACGGCCACCTTCCAACTGGCCGCCGGCCGGCTGTCGGTGCAGCCGACGTCGCTGACCGGCACGGCCCGGATGCCCAGCGGCAAGGTCAGCAAGACGTTCACGGTGACCAACACCGGTGGGGCCCCGGTCAACGTCGAGTTCGCCGAGCGTGACGGCGGCTTCGTGCTGCAACGCGCGGACGGCTCGCAGCTCTCCGAGCAGGCGCTGCTCGGCTCGACCGGCGCGCCGGCGCAGCGACTGACCGCGCCGACGTCGCTCGCGGCCCGCTCGTCCGGCAAGTCGTCCACCTCGGTGGCGGCGGCCGCGCCGGCCGCGGACCCGTGGACCGCCATCCCGGGCTACCCGGCGAACGTGATGGACAACCGGGTCGTCACCGTCGACGGCAAGGTCTACTCCATCGCCGGCGGCGACGGCACCACGTCCAGCGCGAAGAACTACCGGTACGACCCGGTCGCGCAGTCCTGGTCCGGCATCGCCGACCTGCCCGGCGCCCGGAACGCCGTGACGGCCGGCGTGATCGACGGCAAGATCGTCGTCACCGGCGGCTGGGGCGCCTCCGGTCCGGACGGCGGCACCTGGTCGTACGACCCGGCGGCGAACACCTGGACGCCGAAGGCGGCCAACCCGGCGCCGCGGGCGGCGGCCGGCCAGGCGGTCGCGGGCGGCAAGCTGTACGCGATCGGCGGCTGCACCACGGCCAACTGCCTGCCGATGTCCAACACGGTGGTCCGGTACGACCCGGGCGCGAACACCTGGGAGACCCTGCCGGCCTACCCGAAGTCGGTGGCGTTCCTGTCGTGCGGCGGGGTCGACGGCATCGTCTACTGCACCGGCGGCAACGACGGCACCAACGCGCAGAAGGCCGGCTACGCCTTCGACCCGGGCGCCAACGCCTGGACCGCCATCCCGGACGCGCCGGCCGACAACTGGGCCTCCTCGTACGCGGTGGCCAACGGCAAGCTCCTGGTCGTCGGCGGGTCGCAGGGCGGCGCCATCACCAACGCCGGCTTCGCGTACGACCCGGCGACCGAGTCCTGGGCCAACCTGCCCAACGCCAACGCCCCCCGCTACCGGGGCGGCGCGGCGTGCGGGTTCTACAAGGTCGGCGGCTCGTCGGGCGGCTTCACCGCCACCAAGGACAGCGAGGTCCTGCCCGGCTTCGGCGAGTGCTCCGAGGGCTCGGCCGACGTCAGTTGGCTGACCGTCGACAAGTCGAAGGTCACGCTGGCACCCGGTGAGAAGGTCACCGTGACGGTCGGCATGACGGCCAACGTGGACCAGCCGGGCACCTACTCGGCGTCGGTCGTCATCAAGGAGGACACCCCGTACACGGTGGCCCCGGTCGCGGTCACCATGATCGCGCAGCCGCCGACCACCTGGGGCAAGCTGTCCGGCACGGTCACCGGCCGGAGCTGCCAGGGCGGCACCGCGCCGCTGCCGGGCGCGACGGTCCAGGTCGACTCCTGGGCGAACTCCTACACGTTCACCACGGACGCGGACGGCAAGTACGCCTACTGGATGGACCGGCGCAACAACCCGCTCACCCTGATCGTCGCCAAGGACGGCTGGAAGCCCCAGACCCGCCAGACGAAGATCAGCTCCACCACACCCACCGTGGAGGACTTCACCCTCTCCCCCACCCGCTGCTGA
- a CDS encoding winged helix-turn-helix domain-containing protein, whose protein sequence is MTTIPSLVIGIASSATERRQLAQLLGGTETFLIVSSAHQARRFLDLVRRPTSSRDAGAVPSGVDAEGAAGDVVAAASDVETVDRRPALAVDSDRRVLRWREREVGLTPLEHDLLVCLAGTPGQVWTYARLHREVWGNDHLGRGSDMHSVVRRIRHKLGRLDAAATIHAVRGVGFRLTPS, encoded by the coding sequence ATGACAACGATCCCGTCCTTGGTCATCGGCATCGCGTCCTCGGCGACCGAGCGCCGGCAGCTCGCCCAACTGCTCGGCGGCACCGAGACGTTCCTGATCGTCTCCAGCGCCCACCAGGCCCGCCGGTTCCTCGACCTGGTCCGCCGCCCGACGTCCTCCCGGGATGCCGGCGCGGTGCCGTCCGGTGTCGACGCCGAGGGGGCGGCCGGTGACGTCGTCGCCGCTGCGTCCGACGTCGAGACGGTGGACCGGCGGCCGGCGCTGGCCGTCGACTCCGACCGGCGAGTGTTGCGCTGGCGTGAACGGGAGGTCGGTCTGACGCCCCTGGAGCACGACCTGCTGGTCTGCCTCGCCGGCACCCCGGGCCAGGTGTGGACGTATGCCCGGCTGCACCGCGAGGTCTGGGGCAATGACCACCTCGGCCGGGGCTCCGACATGCACTCGGTGGTCCGCCGCATCCGGCACAAGCTGGGCCGCCTCGACGCCGCCGCCACCATCCACGCCGTCCGAGGCGTCGGCTTCCGCCTAACCCCCTCCTGA
- a CDS encoding sigma-70 family RNA polymerase sigma factor, whose amino-acid sequence MSEVASVPVETQLEAYRPELTGYCYRMLGSAFEAEDAVQDTFVRAWRNFDRFEGRSALRTWLYRIATNVCLNMTASAQRRVRPMDLGPAGSGTATHPGEPRPEQIWLGPVPDDRVLPTAGDPAEVVAGRESVRLAFVAALQHLPPKQRAVLILREVLAWSAQEVADLLDTSVASVNSALQRARATIAAADTGAEVRRPLDEEQQALLARYVRAFEAYDLTALTALLHEDATLSMPPMPLWLRGPDHIADWMTGTGNGCRGSRLVPVAANGMPAFGQYRRDPDSGHVPWSLIVVGLSGGRITSLNHFLDTERLFPLFGLPDRLEEGAGQPEQAGQVA is encoded by the coding sequence GTGAGCGAGGTGGCGAGCGTCCCCGTCGAGACGCAACTCGAGGCGTACCGGCCGGAGCTGACCGGCTACTGCTACCGGATGCTGGGCTCGGCCTTCGAGGCCGAGGACGCGGTGCAGGACACCTTCGTCCGGGCCTGGCGCAACTTCGACCGGTTCGAGGGGCGGTCCGCGCTGCGGACCTGGCTCTACCGGATCGCGACGAACGTCTGCCTGAACATGACCGCGAGCGCCCAGCGCCGGGTCCGGCCGATGGACCTCGGCCCGGCCGGCAGCGGCACCGCGACGCATCCGGGTGAGCCGCGCCCGGAGCAGATCTGGCTCGGCCCGGTGCCCGACGACCGGGTGCTGCCCACGGCCGGCGACCCGGCCGAGGTGGTCGCCGGGCGGGAATCCGTCCGGCTGGCGTTCGTCGCCGCGTTGCAGCACCTGCCGCCGAAGCAGCGGGCCGTGCTCATCCTGCGCGAGGTGCTGGCCTGGTCCGCGCAGGAGGTCGCGGACCTGCTCGACACGTCGGTGGCGAGCGTGAACAGCGCGCTGCAACGGGCCCGGGCCACGATCGCCGCCGCCGACACCGGCGCCGAGGTGCGCCGCCCGCTCGACGAGGAGCAGCAGGCGCTGCTGGCCCGCTACGTGCGCGCCTTCGAGGCGTACGACCTCACCGCGCTCACCGCGCTGCTGCACGAGGACGCGACGCTGTCGATGCCGCCGATGCCGCTGTGGCTGCGCGGCCCCGACCACATCGCCGACTGGATGACCGGCACCGGCAACGGCTGCCGCGGCTCCCGCCTGGTGCCGGTGGCGGCCAACGGCATGCCGGCGTTCGGGCAGTACCGGCGCGACCCCGACTCAGGCCACGTGCCCTGGTCGTTGATCGTGGTCGGGCTCTCCGGCGGCCGGATCACGTCGCTCAACCACTTCCTCGACACCGAGCGCCTGTTCCCCCTCTTCGGCCTGCCGGACCGGCTGGAGGAGGGCGCCGGTCAGCCCGAACAGGCCGGCCAGGTCGCATAG
- a CDS encoding alpha/beta fold hydrolase produces the protein MTSVETNTPGQYADVNGVRLYVETHGAGRPMILLHGGLGSGEMFAPVLPTLAAGHQVILVDLQGHGRTADVDRPIDFALMADDIAALIDHLGLDRPDLVGFSLGGGVAMHVAFRHPEKVGRLVSASANIRRDAIYPEMLAQQGGVNAAAAEFMKDTPMYELYQRVAPRPEDFPRLLDKIGEAMRVDFDFTEQVRGLRVPTLVMAADADMAPPSHYVEVFKLLDGGLRDGGWTGEGRPTGGHALAILPGLSHYDIVDSPLFAAATLAFLDQGR, from the coding sequence ATGACCAGCGTCGAGACCAACACCCCGGGGCAGTACGCCGACGTCAACGGCGTCCGCCTCTACGTCGAGACCCACGGCGCCGGCCGGCCGATGATCCTGCTGCACGGCGGCCTGGGCTCCGGTGAGATGTTCGCACCGGTCCTGCCCACCCTGGCCGCCGGGCACCAGGTGATCCTGGTCGACCTGCAGGGGCACGGCCGCACCGCCGACGTGGACCGGCCGATCGACTTCGCGCTGATGGCCGACGACATCGCCGCGCTCATCGACCACCTCGGCCTGGACCGGCCGGACCTGGTCGGCTTCTCCCTGGGCGGCGGGGTGGCCATGCACGTGGCGTTCCGGCACCCGGAGAAGGTGGGCCGGCTGGTCTCCGCGTCGGCCAACATCCGCCGGGACGCCATCTACCCGGAGATGCTGGCGCAGCAGGGCGGGGTCAACGCGGCGGCGGCCGAGTTCATGAAGGACACCCCGATGTACGAGCTGTACCAGCGGGTGGCGCCGCGCCCGGAGGACTTCCCCCGGCTGCTCGACAAGATCGGCGAGGCGATGCGGGTGGACTTCGACTTCACCGAGCAGGTCCGCGGCCTGCGGGTGCCGACGCTGGTGATGGCCGCCGACGCCGACATGGCCCCGCCGAGCCACTACGTGGAGGTCTTCAAGCTGCTCGACGGCGGGCTGCGCGACGGCGGCTGGACCGGTGAGGGCCGGCCGACGGGCGGGCACGCGCTGGCGATCCTGCCCGGCCTGAGCCACTACGACATCGTCGACTCGCCGCTGTTCGCCGCCGCCACACTCGCCTTCCTCGACCAGGGCCGCTGA
- a CDS encoding aminoglycoside phosphotransferase family protein produces the protein MRPGEVVVTVQQVRTLIDEQFPEWSALPITPQPLTGTDNALFRLGDSLTARLPRAPWAVDQVTTDATWLPRLAPHLPVPIPVPIALGGPGGDYPWPWTVVPWLDGRNPETGQDLADLAVDLAGFVHAMIGIDPMGGPVKEGIQRGVPLAQRDELTRRSIAALGDRIDRRAVTAAWDEATAVDEWSGPPVWLHGDLLAGNLLVDRGRLTGVIDFGALGRGDPAVEVRPGWSLFDARARAAYREALGFDEATWVRGWAWMLSGSLYWLADLWDSISPTDRDDTLRHIDHIVRHRHD, from the coding sequence ATGCGTCCGGGAGAAGTCGTCGTCACGGTCCAGCAGGTGCGCACCCTGATCGACGAGCAGTTCCCCGAATGGTCGGCCCTGCCGATCACCCCGCAGCCCTTGACCGGCACGGACAACGCGCTGTTCCGGCTGGGCGACTCCCTGACGGCGCGGCTGCCGCGGGCACCGTGGGCGGTCGACCAGGTGACGACCGACGCGACGTGGCTGCCGCGACTGGCGCCGCACCTTCCGGTGCCGATCCCGGTACCGATCGCTCTCGGTGGCCCGGGCGGGGACTATCCGTGGCCCTGGACGGTCGTGCCCTGGCTGGACGGGCGTAACCCGGAGACCGGGCAGGACCTCGCCGACCTCGCCGTCGACCTCGCCGGCTTCGTCCACGCGATGATCGGAATCGATCCGATGGGCGGTCCGGTGAAGGAGGGGATTCAGCGCGGCGTACCTCTGGCGCAGCGGGACGAGCTGACCCGCCGGTCGATCGCGGCCCTGGGTGACCGGATCGACCGGCGGGCGGTGACCGCAGCGTGGGACGAGGCGACGGCGGTGGACGAGTGGTCCGGACCGCCGGTCTGGCTGCACGGCGACCTCCTGGCCGGCAACCTCCTGGTCGACCGGGGCAGGCTCACCGGGGTGATCGACTTCGGCGCTCTCGGCCGGGGCGATCCGGCGGTCGAGGTGCGGCCGGGCTGGAGCCTGTTCGATGCCCGCGCGCGGGCCGCGTACCGGGAGGCGCTGGGATTCGACGAGGCGACCTGGGTACGCGGGTGGGCCTGGATGCTGTCGGGCTCGCTCTACTGGTTGGCGGACCTGTGGGACTCGATCTCTCCGACCGACCGCGACGACACGCTCCGCCACATCGACCACATCGTGCGTCACCGCCACGACTGA
- a CDS encoding DUF5565 family protein, with protein MRKIPTLFRRDPDDRRRVLPEATPECRWVLDGEGVATRKYDGTCLLLDEDGDWWARREVKPGRTHPPGYRPVMTDEATGKTVGWEPVAQSSFATFHAEALAAHRGEPRPGTYELIDPKVNGNPEGVPGHELVAHADAERLDVPRDHDGLREWLLAHAAYEGVVWHHPDGSRAKLKRRDVA; from the coding sequence GTGCGTAAGATCCCGACGTTGTTCCGCCGTGACCCCGACGACCGCCGCCGCGTCCTGCCCGAGGCCACCCCCGAGTGCCGGTGGGTGCTCGACGGCGAGGGCGTCGCCACCCGCAAGTACGACGGCACCTGCCTGCTGCTCGACGAGGACGGCGACTGGTGGGCGCGGCGCGAGGTGAAGCCGGGCAGGACCCACCCGCCGGGCTACCGGCCGGTGATGACCGACGAGGCCACCGGCAAGACCGTGGGCTGGGAGCCGGTCGCCCAGTCGTCGTTCGCGACGTTCCACGCCGAGGCCCTGGCCGCGCACCGGGGCGAGCCGCGGCCCGGCACCTACGAGCTGATCGACCCCAAGGTCAACGGCAACCCCGAGGGGGTACCGGGACACGAGCTGGTCGCGCACGCCGACGCCGAGCGGCTGGACGTGCCCCGCGACCACGACGGCCTGCGCGAGTGGCTGCTGGCCCATGCCGCGTACGAAGGGGTGGTCTGGCACCACCCGGACGGCAGCCGAGCCAAGCTGAAGCGCCGCGACGTCGCCTGA
- a CDS encoding HAD family hydrolase, with amino-acid sequence MIEAVFFDVGGTILDESREFADWADWLGVPRHTFSAVFGAVIARGQDWQEAFRTFRPDFDLATELERRAAAGRPEAFGEEDLHSDARACLAALKEQGLLVGLAGNQPAHAEASLRALDLPVDVIGTSHGWGVAKPAPGFFDRVVQAGGGDPATILYVGDRPDNDAHAAMTAGMAACLIRRGPWGHILDMPAVAERCLFRIGSLDELPALVAAHNAIGR; translated from the coding sequence ATGATCGAGGCGGTCTTCTTCGACGTCGGCGGGACGATCCTCGACGAGTCCCGCGAGTTCGCCGACTGGGCGGACTGGTTGGGCGTGCCCCGGCACACGTTCTCGGCGGTCTTCGGCGCGGTGATCGCCCGGGGACAGGACTGGCAGGAGGCGTTCCGGACGTTCCGGCCCGACTTCGACCTCGCGACCGAGCTGGAGCGCAGGGCGGCCGCCGGACGGCCGGAGGCGTTCGGCGAGGAGGACCTCCATTCCGACGCGCGGGCGTGCCTGGCCGCCCTGAAGGAGCAGGGCCTGCTCGTCGGCCTGGCCGGCAACCAGCCGGCGCACGCCGAGGCGAGCCTGCGCGCCCTCGACCTGCCGGTCGACGTGATCGGCACGTCGCACGGGTGGGGCGTGGCGAAGCCGGCGCCGGGCTTCTTCGACCGGGTCGTCCAGGCGGGCGGCGGTGATCCGGCCACGATCCTCTACGTGGGCGACCGACCGGACAACGACGCCCATGCGGCCATGACGGCCGGCATGGCCGCGTGCCTGATCCGGCGCGGCCCGTGGGGACACATCCTCGACATGCCGGCCGTGGCCGAGCGGTGCCTGTTCCGCATCGGCTCGCTTGACGAACTCCCGGCCCTGGTCGCGGCGCACAACGCGATCGGACGCTGA
- a CDS encoding 2'-5' RNA ligase family protein — MEPTESALIVAVPETEPAVRRLRSELDTAAGWGVPAHLTVLYPFLPPERIDDRVLTTLGEIFAAAPRFDVTFAEVKWFGDTVLWLSPQPDDGFRLLTEAVWRRFPEAPPYAGAHADVVPHLTVGHDAPKHVLARAAEDVAGHLPIRAAVDAVRLIVGAPEPHSWHTLSEFRLGVEGTPEH, encoded by the coding sequence ATGGAGCCGACGGAGAGCGCGCTGATCGTCGCCGTCCCCGAGACCGAACCGGCCGTGAGGCGCCTCCGGTCCGAGCTGGACACCGCCGCCGGTTGGGGAGTGCCCGCGCACCTGACCGTGCTCTACCCGTTCCTGCCCCCGGAGCGGATCGACGACCGTGTGCTCACCACCCTGGGTGAGATCTTTGCCGCCGCACCGCGGTTCGACGTCACCTTCGCCGAGGTGAAGTGGTTCGGCGACACCGTTCTCTGGCTCTCGCCGCAGCCGGACGACGGGTTCCGCCTCCTCACCGAGGCGGTGTGGCGGCGGTTTCCCGAGGCTCCGCCGTACGCGGGCGCCCATGCCGACGTCGTACCCCACCTGACCGTCGGCCATGACGCGCCGAAGCACGTCCTGGCCCGAGCCGCCGAGGACGTCGCCGGCCATCTGCCGATCCGCGCCGCGGTCGACGCGGTCCGGCTCATCGTCGGTGCGCCGGAGCCCCACTCCTGGCACACCCTGAGCGAGTTTCGCCTCGGAGTCGAAGGCACGCCTGAGCACTGA
- the coaD gene encoding pantetheine-phosphate adenylyltransferase has protein sequence MGIDDRVRAVYPGSFDPVTPGHLDVVDRARALFDEVVVLVAVNGDKQPDADEEKRATAVRAVLPAGWTTVTVTAWRGLTADYCRRHDVAVIVRGVRNTTDLQAEHRLAAMNQSLGVATVFLPTRPELAVVSSTVARASGG, from the coding sequence ATGGGCATCGACGATCGCGTGCGGGCCGTCTATCCCGGCAGCTTCGACCCGGTCACGCCCGGGCACCTGGACGTGGTGGACCGGGCACGCGCCCTGTTCGACGAGGTGGTCGTGCTCGTCGCGGTGAACGGCGACAAGCAGCCGGACGCCGACGAGGAGAAGCGGGCGACCGCCGTCCGTGCCGTCCTGCCGGCCGGCTGGACCACCGTCACGGTCACGGCCTGGCGTGGGCTCACCGCCGACTACTGCCGTCGCCATGACGTCGCGGTGATCGTCCGGGGCGTGCGGAACACCACCGACCTCCAGGCCGAACACCGGCTCGCCGCGATGAACCAGTCGCTGGGCGTCGCCACGGTGTTCCTGCCCACGCGGCCCGAACTGGCCGTCGTGTCGTCGACGGTGGCGCGCGCGTCGGGTGGATGA